taaaaaataccattgCCACTaatattatcttaaaaaaatatctatgaaattttaaaaattacaattttatcgTCATGAACAAAACTATGAAGATAGAttatctctaaactttttaatgttacttttttaaagttcatgagtatttttttaaattaccaattcaatgatattttttaaatatttttaaaagttaaatgctatttttgaaacccttttaaaagtttaagggtatttttgaaataaaatatttaacagtTTTATAccgtaaaatatatatatatagtttttaaactatatcctaattttttattttattttattttagaagttttaagagtattaattaaatttttaaatagggttaatttatttaatttaatatttaatattatttattttagtaattttagttaagttttctaaatttcctaaaataatatttgtttcatcaaatttgaaattgggattttacttttttcttttttttttaatttttatttaggttGTTTTTCagctaaattaaaaattaaatgttcgGTATCTAAATCCTTAActctatctatatatttttaggaaTTTAGTTGAATGTTAAAAGAAACTGAGAATAATGTGACctacaaattattaattacttacctaactatttaaaataatatttaatttcggttgattttcattttttgtttcatctaTCAATATTTTGATGCAAGAGTTTTTACGCCAACCATCAAGAAAAGGTTTTTCGCATCTTTGGGTTATGCAACACGATAGAAACAATAGATACAAACATAAGCGCACATTTATCAAATCTTTCGTATTTGAAAACTTTGAATACGACGCTAGCCGACCAGCGACATCAGTTTTAGAAACAAACTATTGTTGATCCCGACATGTCAATTTCCATCCATCGATTAACCGAGGTTAATGACGCTGGCCAACCGATCACGGGCGagatgaactaaaaaaaaacatgagaaGGGGAGAAGATGCTGATGAAGAGATAAGTTGATAGGCAACTTGGTTCATCTCAGAGATCCTTGtgcaaattttaataaaaaaaagaaaccatatGGCATTGAATGTATGATCCAGCAAGCAATCTCCcaacaaatatgaatatacCAAATCTCAGTACAGGAAAATCAAGATCAACCATACAATACATAGTCATTGCAATTTCAATCTCTTCTCAAATGAATGACAGCAATTCTCATGagcaaattcaaatttatttttaaatagaagaCATCACATTTTAGGGGAAAACTAgcaggaaaaggaagaaagaaatggaatgGGTATCTAAGCATGGTGGCCGGCCATCCTACAAAACATGTCTAGTTGGGGAGCATATGACTCAATCTTTTAAGGTATCAAGTAATTCAAGCTAGCTAGTTAGAATCATGCAGCCTTCTCTACTAAGCAGCTACTGAAACTTGTTTTGGATTCTTACCAGCTACTTTTGAAGACTTTTCGATGATTTCTGGTTTGTCGATGCCTTCGATATCGATGATCCTCAACTTCGTTAATTCCTGTGATACAAAATATTGCAGAAACAGGCCATCAGATGACTTGAAAACGAAACTCTTTTATTCGAATTGGATAGTCTGGATATATATACCTGGCGATGTCCTTTGGTTCGACGGtaattcttccttctttttttcttgaagaTGATTACTTTTGCATCCAATGCCTTTGAAAAGGAGGAACGATCATTCAGTTCTAACAAATTGGaacacaaatttgaaaacaagaGAGCGAGGAAATGAAAGATTTACATTCACATCGGAAGTAGAAGACAtcctatttttagttttatatgtGCCGACAAGGATTCAAATTCCTGATCTTTTGGCTTAACACATATATCTTAACTAGTTGAGCTATGCTTTGAATCCATTTAATATATAGATTCCCAAATGCAGATAAGAGTAGAAGCATATTTTCTAAAGCGCACgaagaacaacaaaattagTCCTtcgaaaatgaaatgtaaGAGACCACAGGGTAGCATCAgtaaaaacacaacaaaattttcttcttatacTATAGTGCACTAGCAAGAAAATGTGAGTAAGTAGTTTAGCTGTCAATCTTACATGTTCCTCAACAACTGCTTGAACAACTGCACTTGGTACTGTAGGCCTACCGACAATCGTTTGTCTACTTGAGCCAAGCAAAAGAACCCTATTCAATATCAACTGCAAAAGataaattcataaaagaaTAATCATTAAAGTTTACTCAAGATGAAATGTAGAAAAGAATAACAAGCCAATGACAGTACGGAAGTTCTACACAGATGATCAAAATCCTTAAGTAGGCAAGGTATAAAGCAAACATTACAGAACAGTATTCAAGTTTGTCAAGGAAAAAGGGGTCCTCTAATGAAGTATCTCACAAGTGAGCAACAATATGAACGTGAATAAAAGCTACCAAACGAAAAATATTTACGTTTTCCTTGTTTAGTTAGCCTGAACCGATCCTTcgtattaaataaaatacatattttggCCACATCTATGAAGAGCAGAAAAGTGCAACTTCTTATGTATGTAAAACAGTTGGTGTTTAGGCGCTCTTCTAATACAAACAAAGGAGCTCTCCTGTACTTATTAAATCCGAAAACTGCTCCACCAAATTAATGCCTACATCGAATCTTTGTACCAATCAAAACAACATAGTAATACCATAAacttgaaattattaatttttccgAAGGtacttgaagaaaaataatttgtttaaaaagcATTCATTATTCCAAACACACTATAAGACCATTTAGAGATGCAGCATTATTAGTTCGGTTAGACCGCAAATATCAAAAGATTGGGAGTAGGACACCATGTGGAAACATGGCCAAAAGCTAGGGTATGAATCAAAAAAGGATGATCTACATCTAAAAATTCCACAACATACAATGGTATAGGAATTGCAAACCTTGTCATTCACATCGCAGAATTTTAATCTCTCAGTAAAAATACTATCTCCGTTGCTAACCTTGAATTGGTGTGAGCCAATCTACAAGAgccaccaaaagaaaagagtggaTAAATGATAACAGACCAACTACTAATTCATAAAACTCATTAATACATGCAACAGTTTGAACCTGAACGACAGCAAAAACAGGTTCATAAGGCTTGAAAACCTCACTAGATCGATCAATTGGCCCAACTACTTTATATCCAATAGCAGCTGCTTCTGCCTCCTTCTCCTCCTTTGTATACTCCTTTTGCATACCCCTACTCGGCACTGAAATATCATCATCCTCACCACTATCATAATCCtcgtcatcttcatcatcatcttcttcagtatcatcatcttcattgCCATTCTGACTATCAGACGAGAGATATCGGGAATGTGACCAGTTGGTACACAAAGAAGGATCGATTTTAGCAAATAGACAGTTTGGTACAGAAGCATGTGTACGAAAATTCTGGGAAAGGAAGGAAGGTGCGATCTTCAGGGAGTGGATATATGGCTTGGTGGAAAAGATGGCCGAGGCATGACGAGTTAGTACTTGTAAACACCGTCTGTTCGCCATGGTGGTGATCCTAATGGCCTCTGATCTATAGACAACACCTACACATGCTGCAGCAATATTCTAACCTTCTCAGTCTgcagaaataaaataaaaacataaaccCTGTCTGGAACCCCTGAATATAATTAGCATGNCTCCGGatggaaataaagaaaatgacaaaatgctgttagaaaaaaacaaaataaattaataatataaaaaaaaacatgtttccAATTAAACCCTTTAGGAGATCCCTTTTGATTAATTTACCCCTTCTCACGGCAGTTCATATGCATCAATAATGTTTTCAATATTCAAGCAAACTCAACAAGCTAACTCAAGGTCTAGTCATTCCTTGTGTCCGGTGGATCCTTTTAAAATCTTGTAGAAACAAGAAAGTGAACGGTGTAGGGAGGAAACGCctaagaaaattttcctttGTATGTTGTGGTTTTTGTTCTAGCTCCCCTGAGGGGTTTAGGAGCAGGGCTTTCAAGTCCGATCCTGAAAATCTCTACATGCTCTCCAATAACACTTTCAGAGAATCGCTTGCATTATCTGATGTTCTTTCCTacttatgattttctttttggtataTGCTACAATATTTTGCCTCCAACTACCCTGCATTATTTTCGGTATTTTGCTGTTCTATTTTAACTGaaacaatattttcaatacAGCTTTTCGATTCCAACTAGTTTTTTTCACTAGCCAAAGCAAACTACATGCAGAtgtgctttcttttttgatttgtaatcttcttgaacttttttgttcccttttatttattgatttggataagaataaatttttgtaattcaatCTGCATTTTACTAATCCATGATGTATACATTTTTAGTTTTACGTTTTCGTTTGGATTGATTTAACATTGGTTGAAAAGGAAATCAACAAGAAGATTATCCTCCTTTTGCTTTACTTCTTCGTGTGAGAACAGAATAAACAACATAAATCAacgaaataaaatgaaaaacaaaacaagaatcAAAACCTTGGGGATCTAAAAAATGAGCGGCGCTAGATGAGAGGAGGATGCGATCTCACCAACGACGCAGGTAAGGGGCTGAACCACCGATTCTGTTTctgagaagaagagaaaaaacacCAGAAATAAGTAACTCTGATTGCTCGAGAGGCGAGAGAGTGTGACAGGGAGgaagcggcggcggcgacgtCGTCAGAAGGTTGAGACTGCGTTGTGAGGGAGCGGCGTGCAGAAGCGGGGTACAGTGACTGGAAATGAGAGGGAACGGAGGGAGGTTTGCCTAAACGTGAAATGAAATAgggtttttgaaaaaaaaataaaaaataaaaaaattaatgtggctaataattattgtttttatttttaaaattaaattatacataaaacctctaaaattattattattattattattattttatctgtAATGTGAAAGTGATTTTGTAGCTAATTCAATaagttattcattttaaaaacttaataaaataaaaattttagaacacAATTTTACGACATAagaattcattcattttcatataaGAGTAAGTAGATAAGTCGTTCTAACGGTTGATTTTGGGATTTGAACAACGGAGTCTTACCCTCTCACTGACCCAAAACTTAATTTACAATTGGAgtataaacaaattgttcgttagattaattaaagagtaaattatatttacaaaCAACTTGGAAAGGACTGACTTGATTATATCCATGGACACAACTTGTTTAACCATGCATACTGTTCATAAGAATGcaactttaaatttagagTGGAGTCACTGTAgtttaagaatgaaaattaattagagaATCAATTTATACTTAAGaggaaagatgtaattacaaaagtaaaacGAACTTATTATCTAactgtaattatgaataatTCGTGAATGATTGACTtgtttgtaatgattatatcaatgaaaGAATTTGTCTTAGAGTGCATAAGACTACAACTCTAAATTTACAATGAAACGATCGTATTGGTAGGTTATAAAATCCTCTTGCTAATTCATAATAGTAAGTTGtttaattgaaagaaaaaaaaaatgaatgtgtttaaattaatatttaatatattaagagatatattaaataaataggaaaaatatatttgtagtAG
The nucleotide sequence above comes from Cucurbita pepo subsp. pepo cultivar mu-cu-16 chromosome LG11, ASM280686v2, whole genome shotgun sequence. Encoded proteins:
- the LOC111804809 gene encoding 50S ribosomal protein L21, mitochondrial-like, with amino-acid sequence MANRRCLQVLTRHASAIFSTKPYIHSLKIAPSFLSQNFRTHASVPNCLFAKIDPSLCTNWSHSRYLSSDSQNGNEDDDTEEDDDEDDEDYDSGEDDDISVPSRGMQKEYTKEEKEAEAAAIGYKVVGPIDRSSEVFKPYEPVFAVVQIGSHQFKVSNGDSIFTERLKFCDVNDKLILNRVLLLGSSRQTIVGRPTVPSAVVQAVVEEHALDAKVIIFKKKRRKNYRRTKGHRQELTKLRIIDIEGIDKPEIIEKSSKVAGKNPKQVSVAA